From Ignisphaera aggregans DSM 17230, the proteins below share one genomic window:
- a CDS encoding Phosphoribosyl-AMP cyclohydrolase (COGs: COG0139 Phosphoribosyl-AMP cyclohydrolase~InterPro IPR002496~KEGG: sin:YN1551_1300 phosphoribosyl-AMP cyclohydrolase~PFAM: phosphoribosyl-AMP cyclohydrolase~PRIAM: Phosphoribosyl-AMP cyclohydrolase~SPTR: C4KHR6 Phosphoribosyl-AMP cyclohydrolase~PFAM: Phosphoribosyl-AMP cyclohydrolase): protein MVKTLRLSLEKAIEIANKLNFRHEDNTIIVVVQDKETKEVLMVGHMSREALIKTLTTGYLYLWSKTRKKLWLKGETSGNYQIVEDIRIDCDEDAIVVQVSSLGPICHTGNTSCFYRTYRDFLDSK from the coding sequence GTGGTTAAAACGCTGAGACTATCCCTAGAGAAAGCTATCGAGATAGCAAACAAATTGAATTTTAGGCATGAGGATAATACCATAATTGTTGTTGTCCAGGATAAGGAGACTAAAGAAGTTTTAATGGTTGGTCATATGAGTAGAGAGGCATTGATAAAGACTCTAACAACGGGTTATCTATATCTATGGTCTAAGACAAGAAAGAAGCTGTGGCTCAAGGGAGAGACAAGTGGCAATTATCAAATAGTGGAAGATATAAGGATAGACTGTGATGAAGATGCTATAGTTGTACAAGTATCATCTCTGGGACCAATATGCCATACAGGTAATACTTCATGTTTCTATAGAACATATAGAGATTTTCTAGATAGTAAATAG
- a CDS encoding imidazole glycerol phosphate synthase, glutamine amidotransferase subunit (COGs: COG0118 Glutamine amidotransferase~InterPro IPR011702:IPR000991:IPR010139~KEGG: sin:YN1551_1299 imidazole glycerol phosphate synthase, glutamineamido transferase subunit~PFAM: glutamine amidotransferase class-I~SPTR: C4KHR7 Imidazole glycerol phosphate synthase, glutamineamido transferase subunit~TIGRFAM: imidazole glycerol phosphate synthase, glutamine amidotransferase subunit~PFAM: Glutamine amidotransferase class-I~TIGRFAM: imidazole glycerol phosphate synthase, glutamine amidotransferase subunit), producing the protein MKSLVINYGVGNLYSISSSLSRTGFEVEISSIPKSGYDLIVFPGVGSFPAVSRYILRYRDILDDLYRSGIAFLGICIGMHILFEYSFEGGLNRGLGWFKGYVDKLRTSNKLPHIGWDKVFIANNSGTCSLGSLLDNEYVYFIHSYIVYPAEEDIVCLMSEYGAKFPAMIARGRVIGVQFHPEKSGKMGLKFLESIYRWLKR; encoded by the coding sequence ATGAAGAGTCTTGTAATAAACTATGGTGTTGGAAATCTATATAGCATATCATCATCTTTATCGAGAACAGGCTTCGAGGTTGAGATATCAAGTATTCCAAAGAGTGGATACGACCTCATAGTATTTCCAGGTGTAGGATCTTTTCCTGCTGTCTCAAGATATATCCTAAGATATAGGGATATACTTGATGATTTGTATAGAAGTGGTATTGCCTTTCTAGGTATATGTATAGGTATGCATATATTGTTTGAATACAGTTTTGAAGGTGGTTTGAATAGAGGTTTAGGATGGTTTAAAGGCTATGTAGATAAGCTTAGAACATCTAACAAACTTCCACATATCGGTTGGGATAAGGTTTTCATAGCTAATAACTCTGGAACATGTTCTCTCGGTTCATTGTTAGACAATGAATATGTCTATTTCATACATAGCTATATTGTATATCCAGCAGAGGAAGATATTGTTTGTCTCATGAGTGAATATGGAGCAAAATTTCCAGCTATGATAGCTAGAGGTAGAGTTATAGGTGTCCAGTTCCACCCTGAGAAGAGTGGTAAGATGGGGCTAAAATTCCTTGAATCTATCTATAGGTGGTTAAAACGCTGA
- a CDS encoding phosphoribosyl-ATP pyrophosphatase (COGs: COG0140 Phosphoribosyl-ATP pyrophosphohydrolase~InterPro IPR008179~KEGG: sto:ST1465 phosphoribosyl-AMP cyclohydrolase~PFAM: phosphoribosyl-ATP pyrophosphohydrolase~SPTR: C3N6A4 Phosphoribosyl-ATP diphosphatase~TIGRFAM: phosphoribosyl-ATP diphosphatase~PFAM: Phosphoribosyl-ATP pyrophosphohydrolase~TIGRFAM: phosphoribosyl-ATP pyrophosphohydrolase), whose amino-acid sequence MRVLLFIAKVWVLDMASVIDELYSVILDRIARRPPNSYTVSLIEKGREYIARKVGEEAIETIIASLTESRDRFVSEVADLIYHLLVLMAINNVSPDDIYKELRRRMK is encoded by the coding sequence ATGAGGGTTTTGTTATTCATAGCAAAAGTGTGGGTGTTAGATATGGCTAGCGTTATAGATGAGCTATATAGCGTTATCCTAGATAGAATTGCTAGAAGACCTCCAAATAGCTACACAGTTTCGCTTATAGAGAAAGGGAGGGAGTATATAGCTAGAAAAGTTGGAGAAGAAGCTATAGAAACAATAATTGCTTCACTTACTGAATCTAGGGATAGATTTGTAAGTGAGGTTGCTGATCTAATATACCATTTACTTGTGTTGATGGCTATAAACAATGTTTCTCCTGATGATATATATAAAGAGCTTAGGAGGAGAATGAAATGA
- a CDS encoding histidinol dehydrogenase (COGs: COG0141 Histidinol dehydrogenase~InterPro IPR012131~KEGG: siy:YG5714_1539 histidinol dehydrogenase~PFAM: Histidinol dehydrogenase~PRIAM: Histidinol dehydrogenase~SPTR: C3NER2 Histidinol dehydrogenase~TIGRFAM: histidinol dehydrogenase~PFAM: Histidinol dehydrogenase~TIGRFAM: histidinol dehydrogenase) produces MTVIRGLPERRSIGLVDVLDRVREIIEHVKIYGDKALIELTKKFDGVDIEKISLDREELESISRELDERTMNAIDEIYGFLEEFYRSIKPFDHIVTVNGVRLGIVWRGIDRVGIYVPGGARGYPSTLLMAGIPARVAGVREIYVATPPLRNGSISPAIAYIAMKMGVERVYRIGGAHAIAAMAYGTESIVKVDKIVGPGNIYVQAAKFLVQDVVAIDGIEGPTELIVVADEYADPEKIAFDMMAQAEHGIHTFIVLLTTSSIVADRVSAILDRDYVHRYYIDVVGSIDEAIEIVNRVAPEHLALHVRNWERYIDRIRNVGAISIDDIPPALIDYIGPNHILPTEGWARSRGCLTIYDFLKPVSVLFEVEVVPRSLIEAVKILAEYEGFVIHSKSVGVRYG; encoded by the coding sequence ATGACTGTTATAAGAGGTTTGCCCGAGAGAAGATCTATTGGGCTTGTAGATGTTTTGGATAGGGTTAGAGAGATTATAGAGCATGTGAAGATATATGGAGATAAAGCATTGATAGAACTTACAAAGAAGTTTGATGGAGTTGACATAGAGAAGATATCGCTAGATAGAGAAGAGCTTGAGTCAATATCTAGGGAATTAGATGAGAGAACTATGAACGCAATAGATGAGATCTATGGATTTCTAGAAGAGTTCTATAGATCTATTAAGCCCTTTGACCATATAGTTACAGTGAATGGTGTTAGACTTGGAATAGTTTGGAGGGGTATTGATAGAGTTGGTATATATGTTCCTGGAGGTGCTAGGGGTTATCCATCAACTCTTTTAATGGCTGGTATACCTGCGAGGGTTGCTGGGGTTAGAGAGATATATGTAGCTACACCCCCGCTAAGAAATGGTTCTATAAGTCCTGCTATAGCGTATATAGCTATGAAGATGGGTGTAGAGAGAGTTTATCGTATTGGTGGTGCACATGCTATTGCTGCTATGGCTTATGGTACAGAGAGCATTGTTAAGGTGGATAAAATTGTTGGTCCTGGGAATATCTATGTACAAGCAGCAAAGTTTTTGGTTCAAGATGTTGTTGCTATAGATGGTATAGAAGGACCTACAGAACTTATTGTTGTTGCAGATGAATATGCTGATCCAGAGAAAATAGCTTTTGATATGATGGCACAAGCGGAACATGGAATCCATACGTTCATAGTTCTTCTAACAACATCGAGTATTGTTGCAGATAGGGTTTCAGCTATACTCGATAGAGATTATGTTCACAGATATTACATCGATGTTGTTGGAAGTATTGATGAAGCTATAGAGATTGTGAACAGGGTTGCACCAGAGCATCTAGCTCTCCATGTAAGGAATTGGGAGAGATATATAGATAGGATTAGAAATGTAGGTGCTATATCTATTGACGATATTCCTCCAGCTTTAATAGATTATATAGGTCCTAACCATATACTGCCTACAGAGGGGTGGGCTAGATCTAGAGGATGTCTAACTATCTATGACTTCCTAAAACCAGTTTCAGTACTATTTGAAGTAGAGGTTGTGCCTAGGAGTCTCATCGAAGCTGTAAAGATTCTTGCTGAATATGAGGGTTTTGTTATTCATAGCAAAAGTGTGGGTGTTAGATATGGCTAG
- a CDS encoding imidazole glycerol phosphate synthase subunit hisF (COGs: COG0107 Imidazoleglycerol-phosphate synthase~InterPro IPR006062:IPR018313:IPR004651~KEGG: sto:ST1462 imidazole glycerol phosphate synthase subunit HisF~PFAM: histidine biosynthesis protein~SPTR: Q970Z0 Imidazole glycerol phosphate synthase subunit hisF~TIGRFAM: imidazoleglycerol phosphate synthase, cyclase subunit~PFAM: Histidine biosynthesis protein~TIGRFAM: imidazoleglycerol phosphate synthase, cyclase subunit) → MAKRIIACLDVKNGRVVKGVKFVGLRDKGDPVELAARYEEEGADEIVFLDITATVEGRKLLLNVVRDTASVLTIPLTVGGGIRDLDDILTVLSNGADKVSINTAAVKDRNIILRAAEEVGSQSIVVAIDAKRIGSEYYVFTHSGTVNTGLKALEWAKTVEALGAGEILLTSIDRDGTRMGYDIELTRLIAENVSIPVIASGGAGSYEHFYEVLTKGKADAALAAGVFHDGVIRIGDLKRYLLSMGIEVRL, encoded by the coding sequence ATGGCTAAGAGAATTATTGCATGTCTAGATGTTAAAAATGGTAGAGTTGTTAAAGGGGTTAAGTTTGTTGGTCTTAGGGATAAGGGTGATCCTGTAGAGCTTGCAGCTAGATATGAGGAGGAGGGTGCAGATGAAATTGTTTTCCTAGATATTACAGCAACTGTAGAGGGTAGAAAACTTCTATTGAATGTAGTTAGAGATACAGCAAGTGTTTTAACCATACCCCTAACTGTTGGTGGTGGTATAAGAGATCTAGATGATATTCTAACTGTTCTATCCAATGGGGCAGACAAGGTTAGTATAAATACTGCTGCTGTGAAAGACCGAAACATTATTCTGAGGGCAGCTGAGGAAGTTGGATCACAGTCAATTGTTGTTGCTATTGATGCAAAGAGAATTGGCAGTGAATACTATGTATTTACACATTCTGGAACTGTCAATACAGGTTTAAAGGCTTTGGAATGGGCGAAAACTGTTGAGGCTCTGGGAGCGGGTGAAATACTTTTGACTAGTATTGATAGAGATGGTACTAGGATGGGCTATGACATAGAGTTGACAAGACTTATAGCTGAAAATGTTAGCATACCTGTAATAGCTAGTGGTGGTGCTGGAAGCTATGAGCATTTCTATGAGGTTCTGACAAAGGGGAAGGCAGATGCAGCGTTAGCTGCAGGTGTTTTTCATGATGGTGTTATTAGGATTGGGGATCTTAAGAGATATCTGTTGTCTATGGGTATAGAGGTGAGGTTATGA
- a CDS encoding Imidazoleglycerol-phosphate dehydratase (COGs: COG0131 Imidazoleglycerol-phosphate dehydratase~InterPro IPR000807:IPR020565~KEGG: sso:SSO0596 imidazoleglycerol-phosphate dehydratase~PFAM: imidazoleglycerol-phosphate dehydratase~PRIAM: Imidazoleglycerol-phosphate dehydratase~SPTR: C5SRJ5 Imidazoleglycerol-phosphate dehydratase~PFAM: Imidazoleglycerol-phosphate dehydratase), translating into MSRKCSYSRETRETRVEINLDIDSRGDIVISTPIPFFNHMLTTMFSYMNSTVSLVAIDKNPFDDHHIVEDVAIVVGEALDRCLGDRVGIKRYGFVVIPMDDALVLVSIDISGRGGAYIELNLRRESIGGLAIENVYHFIETLANRAGITIHVKQLNGVNTHHIIEAVFKGLGMTIYEATRIVEPGFVRSTKGVLDG; encoded by the coding sequence ATGTCTAGAAAATGTTCATATTCTAGAGAGACCAGAGAGACAAGGGTCGAGATTAATCTAGATATAGATAGCCGTGGAGATATTGTTATATCAACACCCATACCATTCTTTAACCATATGCTAACAACAATGTTTAGCTATATGAATTCAACTGTTAGTCTTGTTGCTATAGATAAAAATCCTTTTGATGATCACCATATTGTTGAAGATGTTGCTATTGTTGTTGGTGAAGCTCTAGATAGATGTCTTGGTGATAGAGTGGGTATAAAGAGGTATGGTTTTGTTGTTATTCCTATGGATGATGCACTAGTTCTTGTATCTATAGATATATCTGGTAGGGGTGGTGCATATATAGAGCTTAACCTTAGGCGCGAGTCTATTGGTGGTTTAGCTATAGAGAATGTATACCACTTTATAGAGACGCTTGCAAATAGAGCTGGTATAACTATACATGTGAAACAGTTGAATGGTGTTAATACACATCATATAATTGAAGCTGTTTTCAAAGGTCTTGGAATGACTATATATGAGGCTACACGTATAGTTGAACCAGGTTTTGTTAGAAGTACTAAGGGTGTTTTAGATGGCTAA
- a CDS encoding 1-(5-phosphoribosyl)-5-((5-phosphoribosylamino)methylideneamino) imidazole-4-carboxamide isomerase (COGs: COG0106 Phosphoribosylformimino-5-aminoimidazole carboxamide ribonucleotide (ProFAR) isomerase~InterPro IPR006062~KEGG: sto:ST1460 1-(5-phosphoribosyl)-5-[(5- phosphoribosylamino)methylideneamino] imidazole-4-carboxamide isomerase~PFAM: histidine biosynthesis protein~SPTR: Q970Z2 1-(5-phosphoribosyl)-5-[(5- phosphoribosylamino)methylideneamino] imidazole-4-carboxamide isomerase~PFAM: Histidine biosynthesis protein~TIGRFAM: phosphoribosylformimino-5-aminoimidazole carboxamide ribotide isomerase): MIYIMPSIDISDGKAVKRIRGIRGSGIVVGNPIDIASKLYSDGYEYIHVVDLDAAEGRGDNENIIKEIVKIGFKWIQVGGGIRSIEKASRLLSYNVSAIVISTIFYTDTNLFRAILNSIGGEKILVAIDYNSNGNVYIAGWNRGVTTIASALDMIRNYNILGTLFTYISNEGTVKGIDRSICFYASKLDILKEYAGGVSSIEDLVYLKSCGFRFAVIGMALYQGILRGVKYV, encoded by the coding sequence ATGATATATATTATGCCAAGTATAGATATATCTGATGGAAAAGCCGTTAAGAGGATACGTGGTATTAGAGGCTCTGGTATAGTTGTTGGAAATCCCATAGATATAGCATCTAAACTATATAGCGATGGATATGAATATATACATGTTGTCGATCTCGATGCAGCTGAAGGTCGTGGAGACAATGAGAATATTATAAAGGAGATTGTCAAGATAGGTTTTAAATGGATTCAGGTTGGGGGAGGTATCAGGAGCATAGAGAAAGCATCTAGGTTATTGTCATACAATGTCTCAGCAATTGTCATATCAACAATTTTCTACACAGATACAAATCTATTTAGAGCTATCCTAAATAGCATCGGTGGGGAAAAGATATTGGTTGCTATAGACTATAACTCCAATGGAAATGTATATATTGCTGGTTGGAATAGGGGTGTAACCACTATTGCATCTGCTCTTGATATGATAAGAAACTATAACATTCTTGGAACTCTATTTACATATATCAGCAATGAAGGAACTGTTAAAGGTATAGATAGAAGCATTTGTTTCTATGCATCTAAGCTAGATATATTGAAGGAGTATGCAGGGGGTGTTTCATCTATAGAAGACCTTGTATATCTCAAGAGCTGTGGATTTAGATTTGCTGTAATTGGTATGGCTCTATATCAAGGTATTTTGAGGGGTGTTAAATATGTCTAG
- a CDS encoding ATP phosphoribosyltransferase (COGs: COG0040 ATP phosphoribosyltransferase~InterPro IPR013115:IPR013820:IPR018198~KEGG: sin:YN1551_1293 ATP phosphoribosyltransferase~PFAM: ATP phosphoribosyltransferase catalytic region; Histidine biosynthesis protein HisG domain~PRIAM: ATP phosphoribosyltransferase~SPTR: C4KHS3 ATP phosphoribosyltransferase~TIGRFAM: ATP phosphoribosyltransferase~PFAM: HisG, C-terminal domain; ATP phosphoribosyltransferase~TIGRFAM: ATP phosphoribosyltransferase, C-terminal domain; ATP phosphoribosyltransferase), which yields MRIAIPNKGRLQQPTLTLLQMAGIKPTAIDERALILPTNWEGVELVMVRPEDIPYIVESGGADLGITGHDYVVESGADVEELLPLDFGNAQIVFAIPRNWGVDSIDELRASGRELRIATKYYNIALSYISQKNLRAKIVRISGAAEVMPYLGAADAVIDVMSTGTTLRVHGLEPIDIVMNTNAVLIASREWMRRAEADKIELVVTMIKGVLAAKGKKMLFMNVPENSLQKVLSVLPAMLAPAITKLSRSDAWEVITVVDEDMLPLVIAKAKVAGAKDIVVIDIEKVIR from the coding sequence ATGAGGATAGCCATACCTAATAAGGGTAGACTACAACAACCAACACTAACACTTCTCCAAATGGCTGGTATAAAGCCTACAGCTATCGATGAACGAGCTCTCATCCTTCCAACTAATTGGGAAGGTGTTGAGCTTGTTATGGTGAGACCTGAGGATATTCCATATATTGTTGAGAGTGGTGGTGCAGATCTTGGTATAACTGGCCATGACTATGTAGTTGAGAGTGGAGCTGATGTTGAGGAGCTTCTACCTCTAGATTTTGGAAATGCCCAAATAGTTTTTGCTATCCCTAGAAACTGGGGTGTTGATAGTATAGATGAGTTGAGAGCTAGTGGTAGAGAGCTAAGGATTGCAACCAAGTACTATAATATTGCTCTTAGCTATATATCTCAAAAGAATTTGAGAGCAAAGATTGTGAGGATTAGTGGTGCTGCTGAGGTTATGCCATATCTAGGAGCAGCAGATGCTGTTATAGATGTTATGAGTACTGGAACTACCCTTAGGGTACATGGGCTTGAGCCAATAGATATTGTTATGAATACAAATGCTGTTCTGATAGCTTCTAGAGAGTGGATGAGGAGAGCTGAAGCCGATAAGATAGAACTTGTTGTAACTATGATAAAAGGTGTTTTGGCTGCAAAAGGCAAGAAGATGCTATTTATGAATGTACCTGAAAACTCTCTACAAAAAGTATTATCTGTCTTACCAGCAATGCTTGCACCAGCAATTACAAAGTTGAGTAGATCTGATGCATGGGAGGTTATAACTGTTGTTGATGAAGATATGCTCCCCCTTGTTATAGCGAAGGCAAAGGTTGCAGGTGCTAAAGATATTGTTGTTATCGATATTGAGAAGGTGATAAGATGA
- a CDS encoding aminotransferase class I and II (COGs: COG0079 Histidinol-phosphate/aromatic aminotransferase and cobyric acid decarboxylase~InterPro IPR004839~KEGG: sso:SSO0592 histidinol-phosphate aminotransferase (HisC)~PFAM: aminotransferase class I and II~SPTR: C5SRJ8 Histidinol-phosphate aminotransferase~PFAM: Aminotransferase class I and II~TIGRFAM: histidinol-phosphate aminotransferase): protein MERYLDIESYSYSEVRNAIRLHLNECLFPPPDEVLNAIVNSIKGVNFYPNVDMFNRFRTLLAEYAKVDIDNVYPFTGADSALRAIYFMLTEPGNSVLYIEPTFSMVKIYARIRRLNEIIIGSYPMGEWWRVDIEQLIEKSRDADLVIIVDPNNPTGSPILYGDKNLISTLCESTKGFIVIDETYYEFSGYTAAPLVNIYPNLIVVRSLSKAFCLAGLRLGYVIANKKIINVLSKPFTPFDIPTPSIAAGIAALENRGYVDRVVNMIKTLREYMFNELRRLGIEVYRSLTNFLLIRDKRDLRSMFMRHGIAIKSLGNDLYRITIGSEETCRKIIDILRGIQ from the coding sequence TTGGAGAGATATCTAGATATTGAGAGTTATAGCTATAGTGAGGTTAGAAATGCTATAAGATTGCATTTGAATGAATGTCTGTTTCCTCCTCCAGATGAGGTATTAAATGCTATTGTTAATAGTATTAAAGGTGTTAATTTCTATCCAAATGTAGATATGTTTAATAGGTTTAGAACACTTCTTGCAGAATATGCCAAGGTTGATATAGATAATGTGTATCCGTTTACAGGTGCTGATAGTGCTCTTAGAGCTATATACTTTATGCTTACTGAGCCCGGTAATAGTGTTCTGTATATAGAACCTACATTCTCTATGGTAAAGATATATGCAAGGATAAGAAGATTAAATGAGATTATTATTGGATCTTATCCTATGGGAGAGTGGTGGAGGGTTGATATAGAGCAACTTATTGAAAAATCTAGAGATGCTGATCTTGTTATTATTGTTGATCCAAATAACCCTACAGGTAGTCCTATTCTATATGGCGATAAAAATCTTATTTCTACTCTATGTGAATCTACAAAAGGTTTTATTGTTATTGATGAGACCTACTATGAGTTTAGTGGCTATACGGCAGCACCTCTAGTCAATATATATCCAAATCTAATTGTGGTAAGAAGTCTAAGTAAAGCTTTTTGTTTAGCTGGTCTAAGGCTTGGATATGTTATAGCTAATAAAAAGATTATCAATGTGTTATCAAAACCATTTACACCATTTGATATACCAACACCATCTATTGCTGCAGGTATTGCCGCTTTAGAGAATAGGGGCTATGTTGATAGAGTTGTTAACATGATTAAAACTCTTAGAGAGTATATGTTTAATGAGCTGAGAAGGCTTGGTATAGAGGTGTATAGATCTCTAACAAATTTTCTGCTCATTAGAGATAAAAGGGATTTAAGATCTATGTTCATGAGGCATGGTATTGCTATAAAGAGTCTTGGTAATGATCTCTATAGAATAACTATTGGTAGTGAAGAGACGTGTAGAAAGATAATAGATATTTTGAGGGGTATTCAATGA
- a CDS encoding 4Fe-4S ferredoxin iron-sulfur binding domain protein (COGs: COG1149 MinD superfamily P-loop ATPase containing an inserted ferredoxin domain~InterPro IPR001080:IPR001450:IPR017900~KEGG: dat:HRM2_26720 iron sulfur cluster binding protein (4Fe-4S ferredoxin family protein)~PFAM: 4Fe-4S ferredoxin iron-sulfur binding domain protein~SPTR: P00211 Ferredoxin-2~PFAM: 4Fe-4S binding domain): MSYKVYVDQEKCIGCAQCYAVCPNKVFVIRDKKSIPINADKCVGCRACIVRCPTNAIRLTPRDIYATYTRFYSTG, encoded by the coding sequence ATGAGCTATAAGGTATATGTAGATCAAGAGAAATGTATAGGCTGTGCACAGTGCTATGCTGTATGCCCAAATAAGGTATTTGTAATAAGAGATAAAAAATCGATACCTATAAATGCAGATAAATGTGTTGGATGTAGAGCATGTATAGTTAGATGCCCCACCAATGCTATAAGATTAACACCAAGAGATATATATGCCACATACACGAGATTCTACAGCACAGGATAA